Proteins encoded in a region of the Pseudothermotoga elfii DSM 9442 = NBRC 107921 genome:
- a CDS encoding biotin/lipoyl-containing protein: MARKFRVVVNGKEYIVEVEEIGLSGVQQPIIRQSTIPVEKSAEKTVIEHSKPERIEPQPAQPSATVSGVEIKSPMSGLILKVHVSEGQKVTRGQKLIVLEAMKMENDILSDHDGTVTKVLVKEGDNVETGQILLQID, encoded by the coding sequence ATGGCGCGCAAGTTCAGGGTGGTAGTTAACGGTAAAGAGTATATAGTTGAAGTTGAGGAGATAGGCTTATCAGGCGTGCAGCAACCAATTATTCGACAATCGACAATTCCAGTAGAAAAATCCGCTGAAAAAACCGTAATTGAACATAGTAAACCTGAACGGATAGAACCTCAGCCTGCTCAGCCATCTGCAACAGTCAGTGGTGTCGAGATTAAATCACCAATGTCTGGACTGATACTTAAAGTTCATGTAAGTGAAGGGCAAAAGGTGACCAGAGGGCAAAAGCTTATAGTCCTTGAAGCCATGAAAATGGAAAACGATATTTTATCTGATCACGATGGTACGGTAACAAAAGTACTCGTCAAAGAAGGGGACAATGTGGAAACTGGGCAGATCCTTTTGCAGATAGATTAA
- a CDS encoding OadG family protein yields the protein MSLATYVLVGITAVFSIFVVLYTIFRLMEFLSRDSKTKQKKSETADEKKTVEKHDDTHIAIISAVINEIFGEPVKIKSIHLSKNYSFDDRTVQWRRYGWKGARRWRASSGW from the coding sequence ATGTCTCTCGCTACTTATGTTTTAGTCGGTATAACGGCAGTTTTCTCTATATTTGTTGTGCTTTATACCATCTTTCGTCTGATGGAATTTTTATCGAGAGACTCAAAAACAAAACAAAAAAAATCAGAAACAGCTGATGAGAAGAAAACAGTTGAAAAACACGATGATACACACATTGCAATCATATCGGCAGTGATAAATGAAATTTTTGGAGAACCTGTCAAGATCAAATCAATTCATCTGTCAAAAAATTATTCATTCGATGACAGAACTGTGCAATGGAGAAGATATGGTTGGAAAGGAGCGAGAAGATGGCGCGCAAGTTCAGGGTGGTAG
- a CDS encoding acyl-CoA carboxylase subunit beta, giving the protein MEEFINKLHQLDQHIEKGGGDDRIAKQHAQGKLTARERISLLLDAGSFVEIDKFVRHRSTLLGMDKEDLPADGVVTGIGRIDGRSVAIFSQDFTVMGGSLGEMHAKKIMKIMDLAMELGIPLIGINDSGGARIQEGVDSLYGYGGIFYRNTIASGLIPQITLIAGPCAGGAVYSPAITDFVVMIDKTSRMFITGPNVIKAVTGEEISQEDLGGGYVHNAKSGNAHFLASDEQDAVNIVRKLLSYIPQNNLEEPECIPGNYETTISEEILSTVPVESNKGYDVRNVINLVVDQGSFFEVHKHYAKNIVVGFARIFGKSVGLIANQPSVLAGALDIDSSDKAARFIRFLDAFNIPIVTFVDTPGYLPGVQQEHGGIIRHGAKLLYAYSEATVPKITVILRKAYGGAYIAMGSKHLEADFVAAWPTAEIAVMGPEGAANIIFRKDIESAPNPEEKRKELVQMYKETFANPYVAASRGYIDAVIDPRQTRDWLIKVIDICQTKVRSLPKKKHGNIPL; this is encoded by the coding sequence ATGGAAGAATTCATAAATAAACTTCATCAACTCGACCAACACATTGAAAAAGGCGGGGGAGATGACAGGATAGCGAAACAGCATGCCCAGGGGAAGCTCACCGCTCGCGAGAGAATTAGTTTGTTGCTCGATGCCGGTTCATTTGTTGAAATTGACAAATTTGTCAGGCACAGGTCAACATTGCTTGGCATGGATAAAGAAGACCTTCCGGCTGATGGAGTTGTAACGGGTATAGGAAGAATCGATGGTAGATCTGTAGCTATATTTTCACAGGATTTCACGGTAATGGGTGGCTCCTTGGGAGAGATGCATGCAAAGAAAATTATGAAGATTATGGATCTTGCAATGGAACTTGGAATACCGCTGATAGGTATCAATGACTCAGGTGGTGCAAGAATTCAGGAAGGCGTCGATTCATTGTACGGTTACGGTGGAATATTTTACAGAAATACAATTGCATCTGGATTGATACCACAGATAACACTGATAGCCGGACCTTGTGCAGGTGGAGCGGTTTATTCGCCAGCAATAACTGATTTCGTAGTGATGATTGACAAAACATCAAGGATGTTTATAACAGGTCCGAATGTTATAAAAGCTGTAACTGGAGAAGAAATAAGTCAGGAAGATCTTGGTGGTGGATATGTTCACAATGCTAAAAGCGGGAATGCCCACTTCCTTGCCTCCGATGAACAGGATGCTGTAAATATCGTCAGAAAGCTTCTTTCGTATATACCTCAAAATAACCTTGAAGAACCAGAGTGCATACCTGGAAATTATGAAACTACCATAAGTGAAGAGATACTCTCTACTGTACCTGTAGAATCAAATAAAGGCTACGACGTGCGCAACGTCATAAACCTTGTAGTAGATCAGGGGAGTTTTTTTGAAGTTCACAAACACTACGCCAAAAATATCGTGGTTGGCTTTGCAAGAATCTTTGGAAAAAGTGTAGGATTAATTGCAAACCAGCCATCAGTCCTGGCGGGTGCTTTAGATATAGATTCATCAGACAAAGCCGCAAGATTCATAAGATTTCTCGACGCTTTCAATATACCAATCGTTACATTTGTTGACACACCAGGATATTTACCTGGTGTCCAGCAGGAGCATGGAGGAATAATAAGGCATGGGGCAAAATTGCTTTATGCTTACAGTGAAGCAACTGTGCCAAAAATAACTGTAATACTCAGAAAAGCTTATGGAGGGGCTTACATTGCTATGGGAAGTAAGCATCTTGAAGCGGATTTTGTTGCAGCCTGGCCAACAGCTGAAATAGCTGTAATGGGCCCAGAGGGTGCTGCAAATATTATATTCAGAAAAGATATAGAAAGTGCACCAAACCCTGAAGAAAAAAGAAAAGAACTCGTTCAAATGTATAAAGAGACATTTGCAAATCCGTACGTTGCTGCTTCAAGAGGATATATTGATGCCGTTATTGATCCACGGCAGACCAGAGATTGGCTTATTAAAGTGATAGATATATGTCAAACGAAAGTCCGTTCCTTGCCAAAGAAGAAGCATGGTAATATCCCCTTGTGA
- the mce gene encoding methylmalonyl-CoA epimerase, giving the protein MITKKIDHVGIAVRDASKRLSVYRDFFNLQNIHVEEIAERGIRVYMIQVGESKIELLEPMNENSEISKFLDSKGEGIHHIAFNVLGIDQAAELAKSNGLQPLSDKPKAGAEGTKVLFLHPKTTGGVLIELVEGNH; this is encoded by the coding sequence TTGATCACGAAGAAAATAGATCATGTTGGTATCGCTGTGAGAGATGCTTCCAAAAGACTATCAGTTTATAGAGATTTTTTCAACCTTCAAAATATTCATGTGGAAGAAATTGCTGAAAGAGGTATAAGAGTTTACATGATACAAGTTGGAGAAAGTAAAATAGAACTACTGGAGCCGATGAATGAAAATTCTGAGATCAGCAAATTTCTTGACAGTAAAGGAGAGGGAATTCATCACATTGCTTTCAATGTTCTGGGAATAGATCAGGCTGCTGAACTTGCAAAAAGCAATGGGCTACAACCATTATCTGACAAACCTAAAGCTGGTGCGGAAGGTACGAAAGTTTTGTTCCTCCACCCAAAAACTACAGGTGGAGTTCTTATAGAGCTTGTTGAAGGTAATCACTGA
- a CDS encoding FmdB family zinc ribbon protein: protein MPFYRYVCENCNSQKTVFHSINEDPEIFCECGKQMKRAISRVGIIFKGSGFYSTDSRKNGVQSSESSSESKKKSEEKVA from the coding sequence ATGCCGTTTTACAGATATGTATGTGAAAACTGCAATTCTCAAAAAACGGTATTTCACTCAATTAACGAAGACCCGGAGATTTTTTGCGAATGTGGAAAACAAATGAAACGTGCTATTTCGAGGGTAGGTATAATTTTCAAGGGAAGTGGTTTTTACAGTACAGATAGCAGAAAAAACGGAGTCCAATCATCTGAATCGAGTTCTGAATCAAAGAAAAAATCCGAGGAAAAAGTGGCTTAA
- a CDS encoding iron-containing alcohol dehydrogenase, whose amino-acid sequence MFNIFLPTKIIFGQGSVEHLPDSIKNLGNKAMIVTGKKSTKQSGLLDRIVSLLKKTDVESVIYDKIQPNPVSNDVDEAAEIAKKENVKFVIGLGGGSAIDSAKAIALTAAMGGKFWDYVEVGGGKKPDKALPVIAIPTTHGTGTEADPFAVITNPETNEKVGIGYSVIFPKISIVDPEIMITLPKNQTAYTSLDAFYHSLEAFLNIDANPYSDILAIDSMKRIVANLPIAYRNGADIYARTNLAWASTEAGITETLTGVIANHAIEHGLSGFHPELPHGLGLCITGPYLLEYIFDEIRERLAILAHEVFNIDEYNTTTAARIFIDMLFEFQELFSLNQKLSSLGFKEKELENIAKVAYRAMKGVVVKTPKKLQENDLLQIIKKAF is encoded by the coding sequence ATGTTTAATATTTTTTTGCCAACAAAGATCATTTTTGGTCAGGGATCTGTCGAGCATCTCCCAGACTCAATCAAAAATCTCGGAAATAAGGCAATGATAGTTACAGGAAAAAAAAGCACGAAGCAAAGCGGTTTACTTGATAGAATTGTATCCTTATTGAAAAAAACAGATGTTGAGTCTGTTATTTACGACAAAATCCAGCCAAATCCAGTAAGTAATGATGTTGACGAAGCTGCTGAGATTGCAAAAAAAGAAAATGTCAAGTTTGTAATAGGCCTGGGTGGCGGAAGTGCTATTGATTCAGCAAAAGCTATTGCATTAACAGCTGCGATGGGTGGAAAATTTTGGGATTATGTCGAAGTAGGTGGTGGCAAAAAGCCGGACAAAGCATTACCTGTAATTGCAATACCAACAACTCATGGAACAGGAACTGAGGCTGACCCATTCGCAGTTATCACAAATCCAGAAACCAACGAAAAAGTAGGTATTGGCTATAGCGTTATATTTCCAAAAATCTCCATTGTGGATCCCGAAATTATGATAACACTTCCGAAAAATCAGACAGCGTACACTTCCCTGGACGCCTTTTATCATTCCCTTGAAGCATTTCTAAATATTGACGCCAATCCTTATTCAGATATCCTGGCCATTGATTCAATGAAAAGAATTGTGGCAAACCTGCCCATTGCTTATAGAAATGGTGCAGATATCTATGCAAGAACAAATCTTGCATGGGCAAGCACCGAAGCGGGAATCACCGAAACGCTTACAGGTGTAATCGCAAATCATGCAATAGAGCATGGGTTAAGTGGCTTTCATCCAGAACTTCCTCATGGTTTAGGACTATGTATAACGGGCCCTTATTTACTTGAGTATATCTTTGACGAAATTCGCGAAAGGCTTGCCATACTCGCTCATGAAGTTTTCAATATTGATGAATACAATACGACAACTGCTGCCAGAATTTTCATAGATATGCTCTTCGAATTCCAAGAGCTTTTCAGCCTGAATCAGAAACTTTCATCTCTTGGTTTCAAAGAAAAAGAGCTCGAAAATATAGCAAAAGTAGCTTACAGGGCAATGAAAGGTGTTGTGGTGAAAACTCCAAAGAAATTACAGGAAAACGATCTTCTTCAGATAATAAAAAAGGCATTTTGA
- a CDS encoding SRPBCC family protein, which translates to MLRIPEMEFIEYFNAPIEKTWTTFVNHCGWDPWFTDGMKIDLYEGGQIYFRWKRLTQGQIVEDKGIVISIIPHKIMEFWWYEYDDGYRSRVKMTFQSDAARGTWVKIEDRVFVSNVNELDIAFGCAFGWGQMLCLAKAYIEKGVILI; encoded by the coding sequence TTGCTTCGAATACCAGAAATGGAGTTTATAGAGTATTTTAATGCCCCCATCGAAAAAACCTGGACGACTTTTGTAAATCATTGCGGATGGGATCCATGGTTTACCGATGGTATGAAAATTGATCTTTATGAAGGAGGACAAATATATTTTCGCTGGAAGAGACTGACGCAAGGGCAGATTGTCGAAGATAAGGGAATCGTTATATCAATCATTCCTCATAAAATTATGGAATTCTGGTGGTATGAATATGACGATGGTTATAGATCAAGGGTAAAGATGACTTTTCAATCAGATGCAGCGAGGGGAACATGGGTGAAAATTGAGGACAGGGTTTTTGTTAGCAACGTCAACGAACTTGATATAGCTTTCGGATGTGCGTTTGGTTGGGGACAGATGCTTTGCCTTGCAAAGGCATATATAGAAAAAGGTGTAATCTTAATATAG
- a CDS encoding ABC transporter substrate-binding protein — MRKFLLVLAMVFTLSALVFGAYEIAFVVKATDSDFWQYTIVGAKNAEHDLQGLVKVTVYGPPSEADIDKQVAILEDVIRTKPDAIVISSTSSHATAPALNKAYQQGIKIILIDNFVYDTGYHSFLATNNKVGGGLAAEKVVELLKKSGRPLKGKVGLISSMAGVQVLIDRDDGFTARLKELAPDLEILPTRYVDNDIAKAAAAAEDLITAYGDQLVAIFADNNHTGDGVARVIEEQNLQDKVIAVAYDSDPQEVEALRNGSLKALIVQDPHGMGYKGVMFAFMAINGETLPSYFDTGVYVVTKENMDNLQWVLDPYKRKKY; from the coding sequence ATGAGAAAGTTCTTGTTAGTTCTGGCAATGGTTTTTACTTTATCTGCATTAGTTTTTGGAGCATACGAAATAGCTTTTGTTGTCAAGGCGACAGACTCTGATTTCTGGCAATATACCATTGTAGGAGCAAAGAATGCCGAACATGATCTACAGGGTCTGGTGAAAGTAACAGTTTACGGCCCGCCATCTGAAGCAGATATTGACAAACAAGTAGCTATCCTTGAAGATGTCATAAGAACAAAACCAGATGCAATAGTTATATCGTCGACAAGTTCTCATGCGACAGCCCCAGCTTTAAACAAAGCCTACCAGCAAGGCATAAAGATCATTCTGATTGACAACTTTGTTTACGATACCGGTTATCATTCCTTTTTAGCAACAAACAACAAAGTTGGCGGGGGTCTGGCAGCCGAGAAAGTAGTCGAACTTCTAAAGAAATCGGGAAGGCCTCTTAAAGGCAAGGTAGGTCTTATAAGTTCGATGGCGGGAGTTCAGGTGCTGATCGATCGAGATGACGGATTTACAGCAAGATTGAAAGAATTAGCGCCGGATTTAGAGATATTACCGACAAGGTATGTTGACAACGATATCGCCAAAGCGGCAGCTGCAGCAGAAGACCTTATAACAGCTTATGGAGATCAGCTGGTTGCGATTTTTGCTGACAACAATCACACAGGGGATGGAGTTGCCAGGGTGATTGAGGAACAAAATCTTCAAGACAAGGTGATTGCGGTTGCGTACGATTCTGATCCACAGGAAGTGGAAGCTCTGAGAAACGGTAGTTTGAAAGCTCTCATAGTTCAGGATCCTCATGGAATGGGTTACAAAGGAGTCATGTTTGCATTCATGGCAATTAATGGAGAAACGCTTCCAAGTTACTTTGATACGGGTGTTTATGTTGTTACGAAAGAAAATATGGACAACCTACAATGGGTACTTGATCCCTACAAAAGAAAGAAATACTGA
- the deoC gene encoding deoxyribose-phosphate aldolase: MKFSERDFAKLFDSTLLKPETSWDEILNFVDESIKYDVRAIAIPWYALTYAIKKVSTTDIGIVVGIDFPFGYSSIERKLDEIKFYLSFSEKITDFDVVVNISAVRSNNWEYVQEELRILSQEIKKHDKICKIIIETSRLSDNEIVRLCQLISNESSIDYVKTGTGFGPAPTTYKDVQLMKKYLGGKKIKVSGGIKTLDQVKRFLDMGVSLFGSSAAIEIIDEFVERHRRK, from the coding sequence ATAAAGTTTTCCGAGAGGGATTTTGCAAAACTTTTTGATAGTACTTTACTCAAACCCGAGACATCCTGGGATGAAATACTAAACTTCGTCGATGAATCAATAAAATATGATGTTCGCGCTATAGCGATTCCATGGTATGCATTGACCTACGCTATAAAAAAAGTATCAACTACAGATATAGGTATTGTTGTTGGAATAGACTTTCCTTTTGGGTACAGCTCCATAGAACGAAAGCTCGATGAAATCAAATTTTACCTTTCGTTCAGTGAAAAAATAACTGATTTTGATGTGGTTGTGAATATCTCAGCTGTCAGGTCCAATAATTGGGAATATGTCCAGGAAGAACTGAGAATTCTCTCTCAGGAAATCAAAAAACACGACAAGATCTGCAAAATCATAATAGAAACAAGCAGATTATCAGATAATGAGATAGTCAGGCTATGTCAGCTAATTTCAAATGAATCGAGCATAGATTACGTAAAAACAGGGACGGGGTTTGGGCCTGCCCCCACGACATATAAAGATGTCCAGTTAATGAAAAAATATCTTGGAGGAAAAAAGATAAAAGTTTCTGGAGGCATCAAGACTCTCGATCAAGTAAAGCGTTTTCTCGATATGGGAGTTAGTCTTTTTGGAAGTAGTGCGGCTATTGAAATTATAGATGAATTTGTTGAAAGGCATAGGAGGAAGTGA
- a CDS encoding sugar ABC transporter ATP-binding protein → MRELLRVDNVSKSFPGVKALDGITFSLNSGEVRGLVGENGAGKSTLIKIITGAYSKDSGKLYFLGKEIKRNDPVLSRKLGIYAVYQDVMIAPDISVAENFFLGSQPGFFGFVNWRKMRSESRKFLNEIDLAVDVDISTRSLSLANKEMIAIAKVMLFNPKLVIFDEPTAVLTDNEKRLLFDLIRKLKKKNIGVIYISHNLEEVFEICDTVTVLKDGKVVGTYKTEEIGNVNSLIPLMVGRKIEEMYYKEKVEIGEEILKVEGLTGKKFKGVSFSLHSGEILGLYGLAGAGRTEIARAIFGADKIDAGSVFVKGKKVAINNAKDAIKLGIGYLPEDRRNQGVFPPQSVEFNVNIVNYQDILSKFFVFVNQKKAKRISKELINKLSIKASSITQSVYQLSGGNQQKVILARWLSRFAQVLILDEPTNGIDVGAKAEIYRLIGEIVNQGKSVIFISSYLPELIGICDRIIVISNGAVAGVLERSNFSEERLLTLAMSNVRKKEGAS, encoded by the coding sequence ATGCGCGAACTTTTAAGAGTTGATAATGTGAGCAAGTCTTTTCCGGGTGTAAAAGCCCTGGACGGTATCACTTTTTCTCTGAATAGTGGAGAAGTGCGAGGACTTGTTGGAGAAAATGGTGCTGGAAAATCAACATTGATAAAAATAATAACAGGAGCCTACAGTAAGGATTCTGGTAAGTTATATTTTCTTGGCAAAGAGATAAAAAGGAATGATCCTGTTCTGTCCAGAAAGCTGGGTATCTATGCAGTGTATCAGGATGTTATGATAGCTCCAGACATCAGTGTGGCTGAGAATTTTTTCCTCGGATCCCAACCAGGTTTTTTCGGCTTTGTAAATTGGAGAAAAATGAGAAGTGAATCAAGAAAATTTTTGAATGAAATAGATTTAGCGGTGGATGTTGATATAAGTACAAGATCTCTGAGTCTTGCTAATAAAGAAATGATAGCTATTGCAAAAGTTATGCTTTTCAATCCAAAGCTGGTTATATTTGATGAACCAACAGCGGTGTTGACTGATAATGAAAAAAGACTTTTGTTTGATCTGATTAGAAAACTGAAGAAGAAAAATATAGGGGTTATATACATATCTCATAATCTGGAAGAAGTTTTTGAAATCTGTGACACAGTGACTGTGCTTAAGGATGGAAAAGTAGTGGGCACATATAAAACAGAGGAGATAGGTAATGTAAACAGCCTTATACCACTCATGGTGGGACGGAAAATAGAAGAGATGTACTACAAAGAAAAGGTGGAGATAGGAGAAGAAATCTTGAAAGTTGAAGGGCTAACTGGCAAAAAATTCAAAGGGGTGTCTTTTAGTCTTCATTCAGGTGAAATTCTTGGTCTTTACGGATTAGCGGGGGCTGGTAGAACAGAGATAGCAAGGGCAATCTTTGGTGCGGATAAAATTGATGCTGGCTCGGTATTTGTGAAAGGGAAAAAAGTAGCAATAAATAACGCTAAAGACGCGATAAAACTTGGTATAGGTTATCTACCAGAAGATAGAAGAAATCAAGGAGTGTTTCCACCACAGAGTGTTGAGTTCAATGTAAATATTGTTAATTACCAGGACATTTTATCGAAATTTTTTGTATTTGTAAATCAGAAAAAAGCAAAAAGAATTTCGAAAGAACTTATAAACAAACTTTCAATAAAAGCTTCAAGCATCACCCAATCTGTTTATCAATTAAGTGGTGGCAATCAGCAGAAGGTCATTCTGGCAAGATGGCTTAGTCGTTTTGCACAGGTACTGATACTTGATGAGCCAACGAATGGTATAGATGTTGGTGCAAAAGCAGAGATTTACAGGCTCATAGGAGAAATCGTTAATCAAGGGAAAAGTGTTATTTTTATATCTTCGTATTTACCTGAGCTTATTGGAATATGTGATCGGATAATAGTTATTTCGAATGGTGCGGTAGCTGGGGTGTTAGAACGAAGCAATTTTTCTGAAGAACGCCTTTTAACTCTGGCTATGAGTAATGTGAGAAAAAAGGAGGGTGCTTCGTGA